The Ancylothrix sp. D3o genome segment CAAGCGCAAGCAATACCTGAATTATTGGCGGGGCGCGATGTAGTAGGGCAAGCCCAAACCGGGACCGGCAAAACGGCGGCTTTTTCCCTGCCCATCTTGGACAACGTTGATACAACAAAATCAGTCATCCAAGCGCTGATTCTAACCCCCACCCGCGAACTGGCATTGCAAGTTTGTAATGCCATGCGCGACTTGAGTGGCGACCGGCGCATAGGTATTTTATCCGTCTATGGTGGTTCGGCAATTGACCGGCAAATTCGCTCACTGCAACGCGGTACGCAAATTGTCGTGGGAACCCCAGGACGAGTAATTGACTTGCTCGAACGCGGTAACTTAAAGCTTGATCAGCTTTCTTGGATGGTATTAGATGAAGCCGACGAAATGCTGAGCATGGGCTTTATCGATGACGTCGAAAAAATCTTATCCCAAGCGCCAAAAGACCGCCAGACTGCATTCTTCTCGGCGACAATGGACTTTTCGATTCGTCAGTTAATATCGAAATTCCTCCGCGATCCGGTCAATGTCAGCATCAAGCAACCGAAAGCAACACCCAAGCAAATCAACCAAGTTGTGTACAACGTACCGCGTGGTTGGACAAAAGCAAAAGCGTTGCAACCGATTTTGGAACTAGAAGATCCAGAATCAGCAATTATATTTGTCCGCACCCGCAAAGCAGCAGCAGAACTCACCAGTGACCTGCAAGCAGCCGGTCACAGTGTTGATGAATATCATGGCGATTTGAATCAGTCTCAGCGGGAACGCTTGCTGAATCGCTTCCGCCAGCAACAAGTCCGCTGGATCGTTGCAACCGATATCGCCGCTCGCGGTTTGGATGTGGATCATTTGACCCACGTTATTAACTACGATTTGCCGGATAGCGTCGAAAGCTATGTCCACCGCATCGGACGGACAGGACGGGCCGGTAAGGCAGGAACAGCAATTTCCCTGGTGGTACCTTTTGAGCGCCGCAAGTTGCAGCAAATTGAACGCCATGTTCGCCAAGCTTTACGCACCATGCCGGTGCCGACACGCGCCCAAATTGAAGCCCGTCAGCTAGAAAAGCTGAAAAATAAGGTGCTGGAGGCATTGTCTGGCGAGCGGTTGGCTTCTTTCTTGCCCATAGTCGCTCAATTGGGTGAAGAATACGATGCTCACACCATTGCCGCAGCCGCTTTGCAGATGGCTTACGACCAAACTCGTCCGTCATGGCTAACATCGGATATGCCGGAAGAAGATTTATCGGGAACTCCCAAACCGAAGTTAATCAAGCGGGGTCGCCAGCAGGTACAAAGTGAAATTGTACGCGGGCCGGCGGCTGAACCCCAAGAAGTCAAGAGCTAGTAAGTAAGTGGGGATGGCCTACTGTTTCCCAGATGCCTCTCCCCTATTAATGTTTTAAAAACCCGCCTTCTCTAAGAGGGTGGGTTTTTTTATAGGGGTTTTCTTATGACTTGCTACGACCAAAACCCGACCTCCTAGAGTGGGTTTAAAGAAGGCCCAAACTGTACGGGGAACACTGCAAACCCCTTGATAGGTATTAATGTATTAAAAACCCGCCTTCTCTAAGAGGGCGGGTTTTTTTTACTTATAGGTCTTGAAGAATACTATGTAGAGCCTGGTTTAAGGGCTTTACCAATCGGCCTATTCTTCAGTTTTATTAGCTTTGGCTTTGCGGCGCATTCCCATCAAACCGGCCAGACCCATAATAGAACCGATGATCGTAGTAGGTTCGGGTACTTGTTCGACCGGGGTGCCACCACCGGGAGTCTCGCTGCCGATTGGGCTGGTGGGGGTGACAGGCTCGCTGGGGGTGACAGGGCTGATCGGGGTGACAGGCTCGCTGGGGGTGACTGGGTTGCTGGGGGTGACTGGGTTGCTGCTGACCGGCGGAGTATATACAGGAGCAGCCCCTTCTGTTTTGCTGCTGCCTTCACGTCTGCTTCCGGGGGCACCTACACTCGTAGCACGCACACCAATATTTTGAGCGCTAAACATTGCTAACGTTAGCGGTTGATTAGCCGACAATGTAAAAGTAGTGGTTTGAAAATCATCAGCACCGCCTCTTAAACCATTGTTACCGATTTCAATTCCGCCGTCATAAGAAGCTTGACCGCCAGCACCATTTAAGTTAGCGTTACCAACATTGCTAACATTACCGCTAAAATCTGTAGCGTTAACTTGAGCACCGGTAGCTGTGAGGCCGGTAATCCCGTCGGCAGCATTAAAGAAAAATCCTCGCAAATCAGCAGTATTTGGGTTCTGAGCATCAGTGACAACCCGCAAAGTTACCGTAACCGTGCCATTGCCGCCATTATCATCTAAGGTAACATTGACTTTTAAAGGATCGCCCGTAAAATTCGCTGCATCAAAGCTGGTTGTTGCCGCTTTAACCGGCAGACTTGCCAACAAAGGAAGAGCAACACCGGCCATCAACAAAGCAGACTTAAGTTGAAAATTATGTGTAGATTTCATGGTCTCTGTCCTTCCTAAAAATATTGTCGAGTTAAAAAGCCTTAGCTCTAAAACGTGTAGCAGAAAAGAATTGTTGCTTACCGGCCTCCCACTAGAAAAATACTTTCATACTTAGTTTTCTTTTGGCATTAATTAACTAAGCGGAGATGCAGCTGATATAGTTGGGTCGTTTGTGTAAGATGTTTTTCTTTTCTTGTATGAATATATCATTGCATGGCTTTTTGTCCTTGACAAGCCTTTTTGGGAAGCTTGAATCAAACAATATATTTTCCAACAATTTTTAAAGATTGAATAAAGAACCTGTCAATCTCTCCCCTTTCCGTTGCCATTTAGCAAGCCTCCGTAATTACCCTGAATCACTTGGAAATATTGAGCCTAATTCCCTCAGTATTTTTAACAATTTTCTATTAATAAGTGGAACCCCTCCTCAAAAATCAGTATTATTACGGTTATTTTTTTCAGGAAAATATGATTGCAACGAGCGCAGGAAACGCTAAAAACAATGTCTGCCACCTATTACTAGGGCGTTGGTGTCAACGAATCCTAGGGGAAGAAAGGAGAGAAACGAAGTGAAGCAACCACTACAAGCAAAAAAACTAGCCCCAGACGTCCGGGGCTTTAATAAATCACACCTAAAAACAGAAGTGGGCTGTATTTGTTCAGCCCACAAGTTGACTTGGCCAACTAAAGAGCAGAAGACACGACTAAGGAGCCGACATCGAAAGAATATTAGCCAAATCACGCAAACTCATCCACCACTGTTGTTTAGGACGGCCCAAATTCATATCCATCAAACGTGGTAACTCACCCAAATCAAAAAAGCAAGTTTGTCCGCCTTGTAAACCAATAAACCCTGCACCAGGGATAGGGTTACTCGCTTCCTCAATCAAAAAATCGAGACACTTAGCAGCAAAGCGTGTCCCCTGAATACGATCAAAAGGAGAAGGATCACCCCCCTGCTGCAAATGGCCTAAAATTGCTTGCCGTACCTGAAAAACCTCCTTGCCTTCCTCAGCAAACATCGAAGAAATAAAATTAGAGTTATAAACCTGGTGAGCATCCTCATTAAACATCACCAAACCCACCCGTTTACCTTGATTAAAGCCATCAATCAACCGTTGCAAGTCTTTCTGTAAATGACCCATACTCAAACCATCTTCATGTAAATACACCTGCTCGGCGCCGGTGGCCAAACCACTCATCAGGGCCAAATAACCACAATAACCGCCCATCACCTCGACAATAAAACAGCGACTAGAAGCCACAGCCGACTGCTTAATCTTATCCACCGCCTCAATAATATTATTGAGAGCCGTATCCGCACCAATGCTGAGTTCGGAAGCCGGTAAATTATTATCAATCGAAGCCGGCAGACAAACAATCGGAATATTAAACGCCGGAAAAGTATCACGCTGAGAAAATAACTTATAAGCAGCCTCATAACCCGACCAGCCGCCAATCACAAGCAAACCTTGAATTTTATTTTCCTCAATATGACGAGCAATGGCATAAAAATCTTTTGCTTGGGGAACGCGACGAGAAGTACCCAACTCCGAGCCACCAGTAGTTGCCATCCCCCGCACACTCAGCCAATTTAACTCCTTAACCTTTCCCTCAATAAAACCACGAAAACCGCGCTCTATCCCCAACATCGTATGACCTTTATCAATTCCCAAACGCACAGCAGCACGGACAATCGTATTCATCCCTGGCGCCGCCGCATCACAATTGAGTACCGCCAAACGTAAAGGAGGAGAAGAAGCTCCGCGACTACTCGGTTTAGCCTGCATTAAAGTATTGAGCGTATAAAAAGCTTCCTTAAAACTACTTCCCCGCATATCCATCGCCTGATCATATTGCCCTTGAGAAATAGCATCAGCCACCGCATGAGTTTCGCGTACACATTGCATCAGAGGCTTTGAGCAGATGCGGTTTCCTTGAATTCCAATCATCAAAGGCTCACTGTGGGGAGTTGAACCCAAAATCGCCTCTACTGCTGCATGACCTAACATCGTACTTAAATTCCGGTCAAAGGCTGTCGGTGCGCCGCCGCGCTGGACGTGGCCTAATATGGTTATACGAGTATCTTCATTAAGTCTTTCATCTAAAACCTTTTTCACTAAATCGCAAGTAATCGGGTTGCCTTGGCGGTCTCTTGCTCCTTCTGCAACAATAACAATACTATCTCTGCGGCCTGACTCGCGTCCCGCGTTGAGGACTTCACACATTTGATGCTGCCAATCATCCATTGATGGGGGACATTCAGGAATAAAAACCCAATCGGCGCCGGTTGCTAAAGCTCCCATCAAGGCTAAATAACCACAATTTCGCCCCATCACTTCCACTACAAATGTGCGTTGGTGACTCGCTGCGGTAGAGGAAATTGCATCAATGGCTTCTGTTATACGATGTAAGGCAGTATCAGCGCCTATAGTCATGTCACTGCCACACATATCATTATCTATGGAGGCCGGCAAACCCACAATTGTGAGATAAGGATGCTGTTTGATGATTTCTGGGCCTATAGTCCCCGAATCAGCTAACTCTGTGAGAATTTGGGACCATTCTTTGCGGAAAAGATCGGCGCCGGTGAGACTACCATCCCCACCAATTACCACCAAAGCGTCTATACCATGTATCAACAAATTGCGAGCAGCAATTACTCGACCGACCTGGGTGCGAAACTCCAGACAGCGAGCCGTACCAATAATCGTACCGCCCCGGTGCAAAATTCCCCCCACATCATCCCAACTTAAAGCATGAATGCAGGGACGGGCAAGACGGGGATGGCTGGCGGCTGTTTCTATCGGTTCGCATTCATTGCCATCCACCATTCCCTGATAGCCTTCATAGATAGCATAAACTTCCATTCCCAAATGCAGAGCAGAACGCACGACAGCACGCACGGCTGCATTCATCCCTGGTGCATCTCCGCCACTGGTTAAAACACCAATTCGTTTTTTTTGTGTTATGGACATAATATGGGGTTAAAAAAACATTTCATCCGTAGCTTAATAGATTTTTTTAACACAAAGGAGCGTTTCGATGTAGTTGGGCTTTAGCTTGATTGTCAAGAGTTAAAAAACCGCAGATGCACGCAGATACCCTATCCGCGTTAATCTGCGTTAATCTGCGGTTTAAAATTAAACTCATAAATAAGCGCAGATGTATGGCAGATCATGTTGCCTGCCCCACACATGGTTTTATTGTTTGAATCTGAGGTTGTTTGGAAGGTTTATTGAGAGACTCGCAAATCAGCCATAGAGTAGGGTGGTTTATAGCTTTGAATCCCCTTCATATATTGTGCCCTTTCATAAGCACTAGCATCAGGGCAATTTTGTTGACTCATGCTGCCCTGCATTTGTTTAACTGATTCGTATTCGTTCTCTTCCATCCAATGTTTTATTTCTTGTTCTAAAACACTCAGATGTTCTATGCCATGCCGCATTAATACAGAGCAAATTTGAGTGATTTTTGCTCCTACCATTAACATTTTAATGGCATCATGTCCTTTTTGAACTCCGCCGGTTGAGGCCAAATCTGCACCTATTTTGCCATATAAAATTGCTATCCAACGCATCGGTAATCGCATGGCTTGGGGGGTGCTTAGCAAAATGTGGGGGGAAACTTCGAGATTTTCTAAATCAATATCTGGCTGCATGAAACGGTTAAATAATACTAAGCCATTGGCACCGGCTTCGTCTAGGCGTTTTGCCATGTTTGCCAAGTTGCTAAAAAATGGGCTGATTTTGATGGCAACCGGCACGGTTACTTCGGCTTTTACTTCTCGCAAAATGTTGATATAATTTTGCTCGACTTCTGCACCAGAAAGATTGGGATCTGTGGGAACGTAATAAATGTTTAATTCGATAGCATCGGCACCCGCCTGCTGCATCAAGTTTGCATATTCTACCCAGCCGCCGGTGGTAAATCCGTTTAAGCTGGCAATAATGGGAATATTAACGGCTGCTTTTGCTGTGCGGATATGTTCGAGATATTCTTCTCCTGAAACGTGAAAAAGTTCGGGTTCTGGAAAGTAGGTAATGGCTTCTGCGTAGCTTTCTGTGCCGTGTGTTAGGTGATGGTGAAGTTCAAATTTTTCGCGGATCAGTTGTTCTTCAAAAAGTGAATGCAGAATGACTGCACCGGCGCCGGCATCTTCCATTCTTCGGACGTTATCGATGTTTTCTGTTAAGGGCGCTGCGGCTGAGGGGACAAGGGGGGAACGCAGTTTTAAGCCTAGGTATTCTGTGGTGATATCCATAGTTATTTGTCCTTTTTTATGGGTGGTTGGTCAAATGTTTTTTTGTAGGGGCAATCCCCCAGTGGTTGCCCCAGTCGGCTATCGCAGGCGAGACGCCTGCGCCACTGGGTTGCTACAGGGATGAGGAGTTATACGGGGGTTACTGGTTTATCCGCACTGTGGCTGTTGCGGGCTGCCATGTATTCGTACATCTGCCACCGGCTGCTAACGTCTTCTTGGGCTTGTTGTAAGAGGCGTTTTGCTTCGGCGGGTTTGGTTTTGGTTAGCATTTTGAACCGCGCTTCGGCGTACATCGATTGCTCGACGGTTTTCTTGGGTGCGCGAGAATCTAAAGTTAAGGGGTTTTTGCCTTGGTGAACCAGTTCGGGGTTATAGCGATATAACAACCACCGGCCTGATTCTACTATTTCTTTTTGATGGTTCATGGCGGTGGTCATGTCTATGCCATGAGCGATACAGTGCGAGTAGGCAATAATCAGCGAGGGGCCGTTGTAGGCTTCGGCTTCTAAGAAGGCTTTGAGGGTGTGTTCGTCTTTGGCACCCATTGCGACGCTGGCAACATAGACGTTACCGTAGGTCATTGCTATTAGGCCGAGGTCTTTTTTGGCTGCGGGTTTGCCACCGGCTGCAAATTTGGCGACGGCACCGCGTGGGGTGGCTTTAGATGCTTGTCCGCCGGTGTTGGAATAAACTTCGGTATCTAATACTAAGATATTGACGTTACGGCCAGAGGCGATGACGTGATCTAATCCACCATAGCCAATATCGTAAGCCCATCCATCACCGCCGATAATCCAAACGCTCTTTTTCACGAGGTAGTCGGCGACGCTGAGTAGTTGTTTGGCTTCTGGGGAGTTGAGTTGTTGCAGTTTTTGTTTGAGGCTTTCAACTTTTTCGCGTTGTTCCCAGATGTCGGCTTCGTTGGTTTGCTCGTTGTTGAGCAGTTCGCCTACGAGGTTATCTCCTATTTCACCGGCCAATTTTTGCAATAATTCTGTGGCAAATTGGGCTTGTTTGTCGATGGAAACTCGGAAACCAAGACCAAATTCGGCGTTATCTTCAAAGAGGGAGTTTGACCAAGCTGGGCCGCGTCCTTCGGCGTTTTTACTCCAGGGGGTTGTGGGTAGGTTTCCGCCGTAAATGGAGGAGCAGCCGGTGGCGTTGGCGATGATCATGCGGTCGCCGTAGAGTTGCGAGACAAGTTTGAGATAAGGGGTTTCGCCGCAGCCTCCGCAGGCGCCGGAGAATTCAAAGAGGGGTAACTGCCATTGTTGTTGACGGATGCGATCAACGTGCAAATGGCGCCGGTCTGGTAGTGGTAAGGTCTCGAAGTAACTCCAGTTTTCCCGTTCTTGTTGCCGCAAGGGTAAGAGTTCTTCCATGTTAATCGCTTTGCGCGATGGCATGGATTTGTTTTTGGCGGGGCAAACTTCTACACAAATGCCGCATCCGGTGCAGTCTTCGGCGGATACTTGGATGGTAAATTCGGTGTCGGCGAAGTCTTTGTCTTTGGTGGCGATGTGTTTAAAGCTGGCCGGTGCGTTTTCTAGGAGGGCCGGTTCGTAGGCTTTGCCGCGTATGACGGCGTGGGGGCACACCATTATGCACTTGCCGCATTGCACGCAGACGTCGGCATCCCAAACGGGGATTTCTTGGGCGATGTTACGTTTTTCCCATTGGGAGGTGGCGGTGGGATAGGTGCCGTCGCAGGGTAAGGCGCTGACGGGTAGTTCGTCGCCTTCGCGCAGCATCATTTTTCCTTGGACTTCGCGGACAAAGGCCGGTGCTTGTTCGGCAACGGGGGGCGCTTTTTGAATGGTGCTGCTGACGGTGCCGAGTTTGACTTCAAAGAGGTTTTGTAGGCTGTTATCGACGGCTTGGAGGTTCATGCGAACGATTTCTGCACCTTTTTTGCCGTAGGTTTTTTCGATGGTTTTTTTGATTCGTTCAATGGCTTCTTCTTTGGGTAGCACGTTGGCTAGGGCAAAGAAGCATACTTGCATGACTGTATTTATATGTCCGCCCATTCCGCTTTCACGGGCGACTTTGGTGGCGTTAATTGTGTAAAGTTTTAAGTTTTTACGGACTATTTGCTCTTGGGTTTCTAGGGGTAAATTTTCCCAGATTTCTTCTGGACTGTAGGGGCTATTTAGTAGGACGGTTGCGTTGTTGTCGGCGGCTTTTAAAACGTCGAGTTTTTCTAAGAAATGACCTTGATGAATTCCGACGAAGTTGGCTTTTTCTATGAGGTAGGTTGAGCGAATTTGTTGCGGCCCGAAGCGTAGGTGGGATACGGTTATTGCTCCTGATTTTTTGGAGTCGTAAACAAAGTATCCTTGGGCGTAGTTTTCTGTGTCTTCGCCGATGATTTTGATTGAGTTTTTGTTGGCGCCAACGGTTCCATCTGAGCCTAAGCCGTAAAATAGGGCTCGGACTACGTTTTCGGGTTCGGTGGAGAAGTTGGGGTCGTAGTCTAGGGATGTGTGTGTGAGGTCGTCTTTAATGCCTATGGTGAAGTGGTTTTTTGGTTTGGTTTGGTTGAGGTTGTCAAAGATGGCTTTGATCATGGCTGGGTTAAATTCTTTGGATGATAACCCGTAGCGTCCGCCTACGATTTTTGGTAGGGTTTCGTTTGGCCATTCTTCGTGGAGGGCTGTGACTATATCTAGGTAGAGGGGTTCTCCGCCGGCTCCTGGTTCTTTTGTTCTGTCTAAGACGGCGATTTTTTTGACTGTTTGGGGGATGGCTTCGACGAGTTTTTTCATGTCGAAGGGTCGATATAGTCTGGCTTTTACTACTCCTATTTTTTCGCCTTTTTCTGTTAGGTAATCTACGGTTTCGTGGACTGCTTCGCAACCGGAACCCATTAAGATTATGATGCGTTCGGCGTCGGGTGCTCCGTGATATTCAAATAGTTTGTAATACCGACCTGTGAGGTCGCCAAATTTGTCCATTGCTTGTTGTACGATGTCTGGACAAGCTGCATAAAATGGGTTGACTGTTTCTCTGCCTTGAAAGTAAACGTCTGGGTTTTGGGCGGTGCCTCGCATTACGGGGTTGTCTGGGGTGAGGGCTCGGTGCCGGTGGGCAAAGATCAGTTCGTCGTCGATCATGGCCCGTAGGTGGCTGTCTTCGAGTAGTTGGACTTTTTGGACTTCGTGGGATGTGCGGAAGCCGTCGAAGAAGTGTATAAACGGAATTCTTGATTTTAAGGTGGCGGCTTGGGCGATGAGGGCGAAGTCGTGGGCTTCTTGGACGGAGGCTGAACAAAGGAGGGCGAAGCCGGTTTGCCTTACTGCCATTACGTCTTGGTGATCGCCGAAGATTGATAGTCCTTGGGCTGCTAGGGAACGGGCGGCAACGTGGATGACGGCGCTGGTTAATTCTCCGGCTATTTTGTACATATTTGGGATCATTAGTAATAATCCCTGGGAGGCTGTGAAGGTGGTTGTTATGGAGCCGGTTTGTAGTGATCCGTGTACTGTGCCGGCTGCGCCTGCTTCGCTTTGCATTTCGATGACGCTGGGTATGGTTCCCCACAGGTTGGGGCGTCCTTCTGACATCCATGCGTCTGCCCATTCGCCCATTGGTGAGGCGGGGGTGATGGGATAGATGGCTATGACTTCGTTGAGTTTGTATGCAACACGGGCAACGGCTTCGTTGCCGTCTAATGTGGAAAAGGTGGCGGTAGTCATATTTTCAAACCTTGTAAGTGAAGAAGGAATTTTTTGCACGGTGGCGTGTATGGCCGGGAACTTGGTGCAAAATTTGTTTGTTTATGAGCTATTTTGGTGGAACTTCTAAACAACAATCATGTTGTTTTATTCTGGGAGTGTCCCTATGATTTTTTCTTTTTCATAAGGGGTTCTGTTAAGGTTTGTTTAACCTTATTTGAGGGGCTTAATTTTTTCTTACAGTATCAATTATAAAGCTTTTTGTGATAGTGATGTTTATTATTTTTTGATTAATTTTTGTTGTTGGGGACTGGTGGCTGTTGAGGGTTTTTGCTTGATTTTTAGGGCTTTGGGGGGCTTTTAGGCGGCTGTTGGGTGGTGTGGAAATGCCGCACTAAAAGCAGTTGGATGAAGGAAAGCGGTTAATCTTGAAAAAATATGTAAAAAATTTAAGAATTGTTACATTTTTTGCATTTGCGAAAAATATTGAAGAGTTTTTAGGGCTTCGTCTTCGTCTACGATGCTGAGGGCAAAGCCGACATGAACAATAACGTAGTTGCCTATTTCTGCTTCGGGTAGATAGGCAAGGCTGACTTCTTTGAGGATGCCTCCAAAGCTGACTTTGGCGCTCTTGAGAAGGGGTTCATTATTGTTGATGCTGATGATTTTTCCGGGTACTGCTAAACACATAATTGGGGATTGGGGATGGTGAAATGTTTTTATTTAGGGATGTTGAAAAAGGGTGGCGATAATTTGTCCGAGGGCTATTCCGCCGTCGTTGGGGGGGATGCGTTGATGCCAGTAGGGTTGTAGGTTTTCTTGTTGTAGCCGGCGGATGGTTTTTTCGAGTAGGTATTTGTTTTGAAAACAGCCCCCACTGAGGATGATTTTTTGTTCTTTTCTATATTTTGCCACTGCGATTATGGTTTCTACCAATGTGTTATGAAATTTTACAGAGATGGTGGCTAAGGGTACTTTTTGGGTGATGTCGTTTAATATGGCGAGGATGGTGGGCTGCCAGTCGATAATGATGGGGGATGGGGGATGGGGAGTTAATTTAAAGGGGTAGGTTTGATTGTTTTCGATGTCTTCTATGGCAAATTCTAATTCCATTGCGCCTTGCCCTTCAAAGTTGATGATTTGCCTTTGGTTTGTGAGGGAGGCGATGCTATCAAATAATCTGCCAACGCTGGAGGTTAGGGGGCTGTTGATGCGGCGTTGATACATTGTTTGCAGGATTTTTATTTCTTGGGGGGTAAAGGCTTTGAGGGTGTGGAAAGTAAGGTTTTCTGGGGGGTTGGTAAAGATGTTGTTGCCAAAGATTTCGTAAAGTAAGCCCAAGGCAATGCGCCGGGGTTCTTTGATGGCTTTGTCTCCACCGGCAAGGGGAAATTGCCGAAAGTGGGCGATGCGGGATATTTGTATTTTTAAGTTGGTGGTATTTTTTGTTTCTTGGATGGGTAATATTTGGAAAAATTCGCCTCCCCAAATTGTGTTATCTAGTCCGTAGCCGGTGCCATCCCAGGCGATGCCAAGGGCTGATTTTCCTAGGAGTTGATTTTCGGCTAGGCAGGCGAGTATATGGGCGTGGTGATGTTGGATGGTAAAAGTTGGGAGGTTTAAGTTTTGGGCGTATTTTGTTGATAAATAATCGGGGTGTGCATCACAAACTACTATGCTGGGTTTGATTTCATAAAGTTGCTTGAAGTTTTCGATGATTTGTTGAAAGGAGTTGAAGGCTTCGGGGGTTTCTAAATCTCCGATGTGTTGACTTATAAATATTTGGTTTTTTATGGCTAGGGCTATGGTGTTTTTTAGGTGGGCGCCGGTGGCTAATATGGGATTGGAAATTGGGGATTGTTTGCTGTTTTCTGAGGTTGGTAGGGAAATTGGAAGGGGGGCGTAGCCTCTGGCGCGGCGTAGTATCATTTCTCTACCGGCTATGATGCGAACGATGGAGTCGTCTACGGGGCGTAGGATGGGGCGATTATGTATGAGGAATAAGTCGGCTATTTCTGATAGTTTGATAAGGGCTTGTTGTTCGTCTATGCAGATGGGTTCATCGGAAAGGTTGCCGCTGGTTGCTATTACTGGCTGGTTTAATTCTGCCATTAATAAGTGATGCAGGGGTGTGTAGGGCAACATGATTCCTAAGTAGGGGTTGCCTGGGGCTATGTTGTTGAGATTTTTAAGGATTGAGTTGGGATGGGTTGGTTTGTTTTTGTGTTTGAGTAATACTATGGGTGATTGGGGGGAGGTTAGTAATCTTTCTTCGCTTGGTGAAATGTGGCAATCTTGTTTGATTTGTTCTAAGGATGGATACATTAGGGCGAAGGGTTTTTCTGAGCGTTTTTTGC includes the following:
- a CDS encoding HypC/HybG/HupF family hydrogenase formation chaperone, with product MCLAVPGKIISINNNEPLLKSAKVSFGGILKEVSLAYLPEAEIGNYVIVHVGFALSIVDEDEALKTLQYFSQMQKM
- the hypF gene encoding carbamoyltransferase HypF, with protein sequence MKKPYLLKNQSLQPSNSAVKTRLHIIIQGAVQGVGFRPFIYRLATEMQLTGWVNNSSQGVFIEVEGNQKTLQEFLLKIEKQKPPLAIIQALETTWLDTIGYTKFEIKPSITGQKTALVLPDIATCPDCLKDIFETKNRRYHYPFTNCTNCGPRYTIIEQLPYDRSNTTMKKFTLCSECQQEYENPLDRRFHAQPNACPNCGPQLQLLDNTGTPITTKDPAISNTIQALKQGKIIAIKGLGGFHLIVDAGNPTAINELRRRKKRSEKPFALMYPSLEQIKQDCHISPSEERLLTSPQSPIVLLKHKNKPTHPNSILKNLNNIAPGNPYLGIMLPYTPLHHLLMAELNQPVIATSGNLSDEPICIDEQQALIKLSEIADLFLIHNRPILRPVDDSIVRIIAGREMILRRARGYAPLPISLPTSENSKQSPISNPILATGAHLKNTIALAIKNQIFISQHIGDLETPEAFNSFQQIIENFKQLYEIKPSIVVCDAHPDYLSTKYAQNLNLPTFTIQHHHAHILACLAENQLLGKSALGIAWDGTGYGLDNTIWGGEFFQILPIQETKNTTNLKIQISRIAHFRQFPLAGGDKAIKEPRRIALGLLYEIFGNNIFTNPPENLTFHTLKAFTPQEIKILQTMYQRRINSPLTSSVGRLFDSIASLTNQRQIINFEGQGAMELEFAIEDIENNQTYPFKLTPHPPSPIIIDWQPTILAILNDITQKVPLATISVKFHNTLVETIIAVAKYRKEQKIILSGGCFQNKYLLEKTIRRLQQENLQPYWHQRIPPNDGGIALGQIIATLFQHP